GAACCGCTCGAGCGCGTGGCGACGAGAATCTGGGACGATCTCTCGGTGCCGCCCGACGAGCGGAAAATCGCGGGCACGCTCGTGCGCACCCTGACGAAAGAGCAGCGCGCGCTCGACGAGGAGCTGGCGGACGTCACGACGAACTGGCGCCTCGAGCGCCTGGGTGTCATCGACCGCTGCGTGCTGCGGCTCGGCGCGGCCGAGCTGAGCCAGGGCGAGACGCCGCCGCGGGTCGTCATTCAGGAAGCCGTGCGCCTGGCCGAGCGATACGGCACGGTGAAGAGCGCGAAGTTCGTCAACGGCGTGCTCGATGCGCTGGCGCGCCGCATGGGA
This DNA window, taken from Gemmatimonadaceae bacterium, encodes the following:
- the nusB gene encoding transcription antitermination factor NusB — protein: MPRTRVETRARARVLQALYAWDLRGSEPLERVATRIWDDLSVPPDERKIAGTLVRTLTKEQRALDEELADVTTNWRLERLGVIDRCVLRLGAAELSQGETPPRVVIQEAVRLAERYGTVKSAKFVNGVLDALARRMGRM